A genomic window from Silene latifolia isolate original U9 population chromosome Y, ASM4854445v1, whole genome shotgun sequence includes:
- the LOC141630768 gene encoding uncharacterized protein LOC141630768: protein MEFLLQNLGMELGSQPGILADSQKVDMACLNMVGKAELWASNYLSVHANVAWEKFAINLSARFRDDLSYNIVENFNKLVQTSSITQYIDEFEQLKGLMQQKNPLLPDNFFLDSFIGGLKPTIKPFVRAFKPTNMADAIEFARC from the exons ATGGAATTCTTACTTCAGAATCTGGGCATGGAACTGGGATCCCAACCAGGAATCTTGG CTGATTCTCAGAAAGTGGACATGGCTTGTTTGAATATGGTGGGCAAGGCTGAATTATGGGCTTCAAACTACTTATCTGTTCATGCTAATGTTGCTTGGGAAAAGTTTGCAATTAATTTGTCTGCAAGATTTAGGGATGATCTTAGCTATAATATTGTGGAAAATTTTAATAAATTGGTTCAAACGAGTTCCATAACTCAATATATTGATGAGTTTGAACAACTAAAAGGGTTAATGCAACAAAAGAATCCATTATTGCCTGATAATTTCTTTTTAGACAGTTTTATTGGGGGTCTTAAGCCAACCATAAAACCATTTGTTAGAGCTTTTAAACCCACTAATATGGCTGATGCAATAGAGTTTGCTCGATGTTAG